The Pseudomonas moraviensis genome contains the following window.
CTGGCCCTGCCGCTGGGCCCGGAGCGCGATCTGCTGCTGAGCATCACCTACATCGTCGTGCTGTCGTCGATCCTGTTGCAGGGCCTGACCATCGGCAAACTGGTCAAGCACGCGACGCGCAACGAGCCGGCCAGCATGCCTGAGCCAGCCCACCATTGATCATTTCTTGATCGACTGCGGATCCGGCTCTACAGCCTGGTCCGCAGACTCCTTCGGCGCACCACTTTCGCTGCGAATCTGCGCATGACTGATCAGCGCGAAGATGAAACTGCCGCCAATGATATTTCCCGCCAGCGTCGGCGCGGCGAACACCGCCCAGAAATCGCTCCACGGCAACTCGCCGGCAAACACCAGATACGATACTTCCGCCGAGCCGACGACGATGTGGGTGAAGTCGCCCAATGCCATGAAGTAGGTGATGAGGATGATGATCCACATCTTCGCGCTCTCCATGGACGGAATCATCCAGACCATGGTGGCGATCATCCAGCCGGAGACGATGCCCTTGGCGAACATCTGACTGGCGCTGTGCTCCATGACCTTGCGGCCGATCTCGAGGAAGGCGACGTCGGTCTTGCTGTCGAAGATCGGCAGTTCCAGCATCACGTACGCAACCAGAATCGTCCCGCAGAGGTTGCCGACCAACACCACGCTCCACAGGCGGATCAGCCGGGCGAAATTCAGCAGCGTCGGCTTGGTCATCACCGGCAGCACGGCGGTCAGGGTGTTTTCGGTGAACAGCTGTTGGCGCGCAAGGATGACTGCGAGGAAACCGGCGCAGTAACCGAAGCTGGCGATCACCTTGAATTCATCGCCCTCGGGCAGACGCGAATTGAGCAAGCCCATGCCCATCAGCGACAGGCCCATGGTCAGGCCGGCGGCCAGCGCCGACCACCAGAGCGCGGCAATGCTGCGTTCCAGTTCCTGGTCGCCCTGGGTGCGGATGATTTCATGCAGAACGGCCGCGCGCGGCGGCTGGCTCTTCTCGACTTCGTGCTGCTCCTTGGCCGAGAGGTCGGGGGTCTTGTCGCTGGTGGGGGTGGTCATGGCGTGGCAACCGGTGGGGGGCGATGTAGCTACGACCGTTGCGCTTGGGAATACGTTCTGTAGGCGCGGCGCAAATCTCTGGATGCACGCAAATCCAGGGTAGGAGCTGCCGAAGGCTGCGATCTTTTGATCTTGATTTTTGAAGATCAAGATCAAGATCAAGATCAAGATCAAAAGATCGCAGCCTTCGGCAGCTCCTACAGGCACAGGTGATTCCTGTGGGAGCGAGCCTGCTCGCGAAGGATGCGCCGGCGATCTTATTGAACGGCTTCGTCATCCTTGAACTGGTCTTTCACATATTTGATCTCGGTGCGCCCGTGCGGCGCCGGCAGGCCGTCTTCGCCGAGGTTGACGAACACCATCTTCTCGACGGTCAGAATGCTCTTGCGGGTGATCTTGTTGCGCACTTCGCAGGTCAGGGTGATCGAGGTGCGGCCGAATTCGGTGGCGGTGATGCCCAGTTCGATGATGTCGCCCTGGCGCGAGGCGCTGACGAAGTTGATTTCCGAGATGTACTTGGTCACTACACGCTGATTGCCCAATTGCACGATGGCGTAGATCGCCGCTTCTTCATCGATCCAGCGCAGGAGGCTGCCGCCGAACAGGGTGCCGTTGGGGTTGAGGTCTTCGGGTTTAACCCATTTGCGGGTGTGGAAATTCATGTTCACTCCTGAGCGCGTGCCGAAAGATGTGCCCATCTTGGCAGACTGATCGGTCAGGCTCCAGGCAGCTGCGACTATGGTCGCCATTGGCGATCTTCATCTGGCCGACAGAAACCCTTTGGAAGATCAGCCCGGACGGCTATAATCGCCCCGTTTCAAAAAACGGTAACGTTCACTGACTACCGTTTTCCCGCCACCTGTCCGAGGGGCGCTGCAGCAGGTTCGACCTGTCAGGCTCGGATGGGGCGTTGACCGGCTCTCGCCGGACACTAAACGCACAACGGCGCCCATTCGCATACATTACGAATGGAGGCTCTTCATGAGCGCTGTCAACACGCCTGCCGATTTTACCGATTACAAAGTTGCCGATATGTCCCTGGCTGCCTGGGGCCGTCGCGAAACCATCATCGCCGAATCGGAAATGCCTGCCCTGATGGGTCTGCGCCGCAAGTACGCCTCGGAGCAGCCGCTCAAGGGCGCGAAAAT
Protein-coding sequences here:
- a CDS encoding formate/nitrite transporter family protein; its protein translation is MTTPTSDKTPDLSAKEQHEVEKSQPPRAAVLHEIIRTQGDQELERSIAALWWSALAAGLTMGLSLMGMGLLNSRLPEGDEFKVIASFGYCAGFLAVILARQQLFTENTLTAVLPVMTKPTLLNFARLIRLWSVVLVGNLCGTILVAYVMLELPIFDSKTDVAFLEIGRKVMEHSASQMFAKGIVSGWMIATMVWMIPSMESAKMWIIILITYFMALGDFTHIVVGSAEVSYLVFAGELPWSDFWAVFAAPTLAGNIIGGSFIFALISHAQIRSESGAPKESADQAVEPDPQSIKK
- a CDS encoding acyl-CoA thioesterase, which translates into the protein MNFHTRKWVKPEDLNPNGTLFGGSLLRWIDEEAAIYAIVQLGNQRVVTKYISEINFVSASRQGDIIELGITATEFGRTSITLTCEVRNKITRKSILTVEKMVFVNLGEDGLPAPHGRTEIKYVKDQFKDDEAVQ